Genomic segment of Bacillota bacterium:
TTCAGCGTCGTCTTAGACGGGATAGAGCTGCTTTCCAGCCTCCGGCGTTTATAACATAGAAAATAACACCAGTTGCTGTAATAAATAGAAATACCCACAAAAGCGTTCTGACTGCACTAGAACCACCTTGAACGTGAAAATCTCGCTGACGTTGGTCCCTAGGCCCATAGAAATAATAATCAACCACCTCTGCAAACAAAGAGATGCCTCTGATAGCAGCATCGCGGCTGTTTGTATGGGCACCAGCTTCGATCAGCAGATTCAAGGGACTTAGATCTTGATTATAGTTGCCTCGGGCAAAAAAGATGCCCTTAACTAACCCTGGGTACATCTCGTCTGCAGCGGCTTTTAAACTCTGGGCATACTGGCGGTTGATTCCGAGATTTTGGTTCTGCCTTCCTACCACAAACTGAATTTGGGTAATCCAATCATCACCGATCTGGGCGGCGTAGGCGTTTTGAGGAGCCGCATCGCGGTGGACATCGAAGATGGCATCGGGATTTTGAGATAAGAGCTCCAATACCGTGCTGCGGGACCGCCGGTACGCGCCGCGATCGTGGGGCAGATGCAGCTTTTCTGAGTACCCCACTTCTACGCCCAGATTTTCCAGCGCTGACGCAAAACTGTCTCCCACAGCATGAATGCCGCCTTTGCCATCGATACTGTCGGTGCCATCAGTTGGTATGTACGATTCCGCATTGTGCGTATGGTAGATGCCAATGAGACCGGTCTTCTTACCTTGTTCCTGAGCCTGGACCGGATTTAAACCTAAAGCCTTGCGAATCTGCCTCAGTGATATGGATTGTGCGTTTATATCTACCTTGGATTCTACAAGCTCAGTAAAAGCTGTATTTCCGTCGATTTTTACTACACGATAAAGCTTATTATCGCTGGTAAGGTATTCATCGTCCTCATAAATGCGTCTGGCTGTCTGCATGATTACTTCACCCTCAGGAGTCACCATGGTCATATACTGTTCCGGCTCCAACCACTCATCCCATAATTCTTCTACGTTCAAATCCCGAGAAAATTCGTAACTGAGCTGATTTAGTTCCAAACCTTGACAAATGGGACAAAAAAGAATAAGTATTAATAGCACACTTATAATAAGTGCTTTATTAATTGTGATCACCATCCCCGTTGTCTGAGATTTTTGCTGGCCCGCGATAAATGCGCTCAGCAATTTCGCCGATGAGCTCAGCGATAAATACAGCTAAAATACCGTTGATCATGAGCGCGTCAAAGATTCCACCGCCGCCGATAACTGTTTGGGCATGATAAGTTTTTAGAGATATACTGACTGCCGCAGCCAGATCATTGAGAATCACTGCAGCAATGGCACTGATGAAAGCAGTTCGCCTCGATTTTGTGGTAAAATAGGAGATAAGTCCCGCAGCCACACCAGGTATAAACAGAGGATCGAGGTCGTAAGGAATTTGACCCGGAAGGGTAGGCAGGAACTTGTCTGTTAGATACAAAATTGCGGCTGCAACCAGGCTGATTAAGACTGCCCGAATCCGCTCATGCTTTTCTGCGGTGAGCAAAAGGTATATAATGATGGCGAAAGGAATTAATGCGCCAAGGTTTAGCGCCAGATACTGAGTTAGTGTAATTACTGGTAAAAAATGGGCAACAATAAATAGGACTAAGAGCAGAATGGCTTCTGTATCTGTCAGCCGCATGCGGTCCAAAACGCGCTGGGCTGCTCCAAGAAATATCAAACCAATCACGCCGGACAGCAGAATAATGCTGATGGGAAGATTTCTCATAACGCTTCTCCTTATGCGGTGTTATGGTTAGTGTGAGAAAAAAGGAGTGTCCCTATTCAATTAAAGTAATCAGAAGTGACGAGAACGAATATTATGATACAGGCATGGTGGTTTTATGCATGAAGGAAAGGGGGGCGATTTTATGCGTAAAACGGTTTCTGAGCAAGTTGTTGAGCTGATTCCGATAATAATGGTGCTTTTAATCTGTATAAATATTTTTATCTTTGTTGCCGCAGCAGACCAGTTTACGGAAAACAGAACTGAAGCTGCCGGTGTAAGCGGAGTGGTAGAGACAGCTGCAGTTCAAGACATCGAAAGTATTGAGCAGGAATACTTTAGTGCAGTTCCTGACACCAGTCTCAAACCTTTGGAGCCAGATATAGATTTGAAACCTGATGTTTCACTGGCGGAATCAGATGCGGTGAAAGATGTGATGAAGGAATCAACGGCAGTTAAAGATGAATTTGGCTGTGATGCCGCTTCACTGGAGGATGCAATTGCCAGCGCTTTGGTAGTGAAAACAAAAGAAGCGGTCAATGCAGTCCGTACAGTGGAAAAGCAGCATGAAACATATAAGGTAGCTAAAGGCGACAATTTGTACACGATCGCCGAAATGTTTGGTACTACTGTTGCCGAGCTGGTGGAATTGAATAACCTTGAGACTACAACCATCCATGTTAATCAGGCATTGGTGGTGCCAGCTGATACTTTGAAAGAGTATCCGGTTGGACTGAAGCTTACCGATAAAGAAGTAGAGTGGATAGCCCAAATGATCCATGCTGAAGCCAGGGGCGAACCGTATCTCGGTCAAGTGGCTGTTGGAGCAGTTATCATTAACAGAATTAAGAGCAGTCAGTTTCCCAACACAGTGCGGGGAGTGCTTTTCCAAGAAGGAGCTTTTCAACCAATACGCAATGGTTCATTTTATCGGCCTGCGAGTGAACAGGCATATCGAGCAGCTTTAGAAGCATTAAATGGCAATGATCCTACTAATGGCGCTTTATTCTTCTTTAATCCGAAACTGTCAAATGATCGATTTATGCACAGCCGCACACCTGTGGTGACGATTGGGCAGCATCGATTCACATATTAAAAAAACTGCAGGGACTAAAAGTAAGGCCCCTGCAGTTTTTTCACGCTCTTTATTAATTTTCGTCAGAGATCAGATCAAGTGTATCTCTTGCAATCATGATTTCTTCATCTGTCGGTACAACAAAGACTCTAATCTTTGAATCTGGTGTTGATAATTCATATTCGCCGCGCTGCTCATTGATCTCCTCGTCAATCGAGATTCCTAAGTAGCTTAGGTTCTGGCAGATCTTTTTCCGCAGGCATGGTGTGTTTTCACCAATTCCAGCGGTAAAGGCAATGGCATCAACGCCATTCATAGCTGCTATGTACGCGCCAATGTATTTGCGGATGCGGTACTCATACATTTCGTAAGCGAGCATATGCATCGGTTTTTGCTCTTCTACACCTTGGATGATGTCACGCATGTCGCTGACTCCGGCAATGCCGTAAAGGCCTGAGTGTTTATTGAGCATGTTGATCAAGTTCGGCAGAGGCACGTCTTCCTTTTCGGCGATGAACTCCAGCGCACTTGGATCGATATCTCCACTTCTGGTTCCCATCATTAAACCTTCCAATGGTGTAAAGCCCATTGTTGTGTCGACAGACTTGCCTCCATCGATAGCTGCCAGACTTGCACCATTGCCTAAGTGGCAGGAAATAATTTTCAGATCGGCTGCATCGCGGTTCATAAGCTCGGCCACTCTAAGGGCAATATAATTGTGGCTAGTCCCGTGGAAGCCGTAGCGGCGAATCCGGTAGCGCTGGTATAG
This window contains:
- a CDS encoding DUF1614 domain-containing protein, which gives rise to MRNLPISIILLSGVIGLIFLGAAQRVLDRMRLTDTEAILLLVLFIVAHFLPVITLTQYLALNLGALIPFAIIIYLLLTAEKHERIRAVLISLVAAAILYLTDKFLPTLPGQIPYDLDPLFIPGVAAGLISYFTTKSRRTAFISAIAAVILNDLAAAVSISLKTYHAQTVIGGGGIFDALMINGILAVFIAELIGEIAERIYRGPAKISDNGDGDHN
- a CDS encoding LysM peptidoglycan-binding domain-containing protein, with amino-acid sequence MRKTVSEQVVELIPIIMVLLICINIFIFVAAADQFTENRTEAAGVSGVVETAAVQDIESIEQEYFSAVPDTSLKPLEPDIDLKPDVSLAESDAVKDVMKESTAVKDEFGCDAASLEDAIASALVVKTKEAVNAVRTVEKQHETYKVAKGDNLYTIAEMFGTTVAELVELNNLETTTIHVNQALVVPADTLKEYPVGLKLTDKEVEWIAQMIHAEARGEPYLGQVAVGAVIINRIKSSQFPNTVRGVLFQEGAFQPIRNGSFYRPASEQAYRAALEALNGNDPTNGALFFFNPKLSNDRFMHSRTPVVTIGQHRFTY
- a CDS encoding stage II sporulation protein P; the encoded protein is MNVEELWDEWLEPEQYMTMVTPEGEVIMQTARRIYEDDEYLTSDNKLYRVVKIDGNTAFTELVESKVDINAQSISLRQIRKALGLNPVQAQEQGKKTGLIGIYHTHNAESYIPTDGTDSIDGKGGIHAVGDSFASALENLGVEVGYSEKLHLPHDRGAYRRSRSTVLELLSQNPDAIFDVHRDAAPQNAYAAQIGDDWITQIQFVVGRQNQNLGINRQYAQSLKAAADEMYPGLVKGIFFARGNYNQDLSPLNLLIEAGAHTNSRDAAIRGISLFAEVVDYYFYGPRDQRQRDFHVQGGSSAVRTLLWVFLFITATGVIFYVINAGGWKAALSRLRRR
- a CDS encoding acetate kinase; the protein is MKILVINCGSSSLKYKLFDMEKEVVLADGKAERIGEDDGIVTHQTVGKEKVSKTMPIPEHGTAISQCLSLITDPELGAIQSLDEISGIGHRVLHGGEYFKQSTLIDDEVLQQLEDLRELGPLHMPPNILGIRSCQRLMPGKPQVAVFDTAFHSTMPKHAYLYAIPYELYQRYRIRRYGFHGTSHNYIALRVAELMNRDAADLKIISCHLGNGASLAAIDGGKSVDTTMGFTPLEGLMMGTRSGDIDPSALEFIAEKEDVPLPNLINMLNKHSGLYGIAGVSDMRDIIQGVEEQKPMHMLAYEMYEYRIRKYIGAYIAAMNGVDAIAFTAGIGENTPCLRKKICQNLSYLGISIDEEINEQRGEYELSTPDSKIRVFVVPTDEEIMIARDTLDLISDEN